One region of Selenihalanaerobacter shriftii genomic DNA includes:
- the ybeY gene encoding rRNA maturation RNase YbeY, translating into MKILINNLQEKIEVDKNSKELINQVIIKAAQLEEATPKEVSVALVDNKYIKELNHEYRNKDEPTDVLSFPLDDEFLGDIIISLERAKEQAKEYGHSLAREIGFLTVHGMLHLLGYDHKEQDDKAKMRNQEEKVLKQLNLKRD; encoded by the coding sequence ATGAAAATTCTAATTAATAATTTACAAGAAAAGATTGAGGTTGACAAAAATTCAAAAGAATTAATTAACCAGGTAATTATTAAAGCAGCTCAACTCGAAGAGGCTACACCTAAAGAGGTAAGTGTGGCTTTAGTAGATAATAAATATATAAAGGAATTAAATCATGAATATCGAAATAAAGATGAACCAACAGATGTTTTATCTTTTCCTTTAGATGATGAATTTTTAGGTGATATTATTATTTCTTTAGAAAGAGCTAAAGAGCAAGCTAAAGAGTACGGACATTCTTTAGCTAGAGAAATAGGTTTTTTAACAGTTCATGGAATGTTACATCTGTTAGGTTATGATCATAAAGAGCAAGATGATAAAGCTAAGATGAGAAACCAAGAGGAAAAGGTACTTAAGCAACTTAACTTAAAAAGAGACTAG
- a CDS encoding hemolysin family protein — translation MAVMYDLISLQTLELVALGVLFILSGFFSGSETALMSVNRVKIKHLTQEDDQKAKIVDRLLDQPDKLLTTILVGNNLVNIAASSIATALAIDLFGTKGVGIATGLVTLFILIFGEITPKSFATQNSVLASKWVSRYIEIFSYIFAPFIKILTFVTSFIIKALGGKPNQRKPFVTEEEIKKFVNVGEREGVIEADEREMINSIFDFDDTIVKEIMIPRIDMVCVEVSTPIKELVELIIDLGYSRVPVYNDTIDNIVGIVYAKDLLNFLNKDKPAEIKKIMRPAYYIPETKEIDSLLTELRKEKIHMAIILDEYGGTEGLVTIEDLLEEIVGDIQDEYDVEEKQIKVISENEILADSRVDIDEINEIMEVDLPEENYETISGFILSILGYVPEEQEEIEFENLTLVVENTIQRRISKVRIIKKDPVEAGESLAEVE, via the coding sequence ATGGCTGTAATGTACGACTTGATTTCTTTACAAACTTTAGAATTAGTAGCTTTAGGGGTTTTATTTATTTTATCAGGTTTCTTTTCTGGATCAGAAACAGCGTTGATGTCAGTAAATAGAGTTAAAATTAAACATTTAACCCAGGAGGATGACCAAAAAGCTAAAATTGTTGATAGATTGTTAGACCAACCTGATAAATTATTAACTACTATTTTAGTAGGAAATAACCTAGTTAATATTGCTGCTTCTTCAATTGCTACTGCTTTAGCTATAGACTTGTTTGGTACTAAAGGAGTGGGAATTGCTACAGGATTAGTTACCCTATTTATATTAATCTTTGGTGAGATTACACCTAAATCTTTTGCTACTCAAAATTCTGTATTGGCTTCAAAATGGGTGTCAAGATATATCGAAATATTTTCTTATATTTTTGCTCCTTTTATCAAAATTTTGACTTTTGTTACTAGTTTCATAATTAAGGCTTTAGGTGGTAAACCAAATCAAAGGAAGCCATTTGTAACGGAAGAAGAAATTAAGAAGTTCGTTAATGTAGGAGAGAGAGAAGGAGTAATTGAAGCTGATGAAAGAGAGATGATTAATAGTATATTTGATTTTGATGACACCATAGTAAAAGAGATTATGATACCAAGAATAGATATGGTTTGTGTTGAGGTTAGTACGCCGATTAAAGAGTTAGTAGAGTTAATTATAGATTTAGGTTATTCTAGGGTGCCGGTTTATAATGATACTATAGATAATATAGTAGGAATTGTTTATGCTAAGGATTTATTAAATTTTTTGAATAAGGATAAACCTGCAGAGATAAAAAAGATAATGCGTCCGGCCTATTATATTCCTGAGACTAAAGAGATAGATAGTTTGCTAACTGAGTTAAGAAAAGAGAAAATTCATATGGCTATTATTTTGGATGAGTATGGGGGTACTGAAGGTTTAGTAACTATTGAAGATTTGTTAGAAGAAATAGTAGGAGATATTCAAGATGAATATGATGTTGAAGAGAAACAGATTAAAGTTATTTCAGAGAATGAAATATTAGCAGATTCTAGAGTAGATATAGATGAGATTAATGAAATTATGGAAGTAGATTTACCAGAAGAAAATTATGAAACAATTAGTGGCTTCATATTAAGTATTTTAGGATATGTTCCTGAAGAACAAGAAGAGATAGAATTTGAAAATTTAACATTAGTTGTTGAAAATACTATTCAACGTAGGATCTCAAAGGTGAGAATTATCAAAAAAGATCCCGTTGAAGCAGGAGAGAGTTTAGCTGAAGTTGAATAA
- a CDS encoding PhoH family protein — MAQKEIVLTTNEIARRIFGQQDKSLKLIEDTFDVDILARGNRVQVEGEEEEVKRVAKLFSELSKVAINNNNLDEREIEYAIDLAMEDRFDLDKIYSDVIQVTYKGKKIKPKTLGQKKYIDSIRNHDIVFGIGPAGTGKTYLAVVMAVNALVTNQVRRIILTRPAIEAGENLGFLPGDLQEKVDPYLRPLYDALYEVLGPKKVNELLEQEIIEIAPLAYMRGRTLKDSFVILDEAQNTTSAQMKMFLTRLGVDSKAVINGDITQVDLPNRKASGLSQVRKILTDIEGIELIYLTNRDVVRHRLVQKIIEAYERS, encoded by the coding sequence TTGGCTCAAAAAGAAATAGTACTTACTACTAATGAAATAGCTAGAAGAATATTTGGACAACAAGATAAAAGTTTAAAATTAATTGAAGATACGTTTGATGTGGATATTTTGGCTAGAGGAAATCGAGTCCAAGTTGAAGGTGAAGAAGAGGAAGTAAAGCGGGTGGCTAAATTATTTAGTGAATTAAGCAAGGTGGCAATTAATAATAATAATTTAGATGAAAGGGAAATAGAATATGCTATTGACTTAGCAATGGAAGATAGATTCGACTTAGATAAGATATATTCTGATGTGATTCAAGTAACTTATAAAGGTAAAAAAATCAAACCTAAAACTTTAGGCCAAAAAAAATATATAGACTCTATTCGTAATCATGATATAGTATTTGGAATTGGACCAGCAGGAACCGGGAAGACATATTTAGCAGTAGTAATGGCGGTTAATGCTTTAGTTACTAATCAAGTAAGAAGAATTATTTTGACTAGACCTGCTATTGAAGCTGGTGAAAACTTAGGTTTTTTACCTGGTGATTTACAGGAGAAAGTAGATCCTTACTTGCGTCCTTTATATGATGCGTTATATGAAGTTTTGGGCCCTAAAAAGGTAAATGAATTGTTGGAACAGGAAATTATTGAAATTGCTCCTTTAGCTTATATGCGAGGGAGAACTTTAAAGGATTCTTTTGTGATTTTAGATGAAGCACAGAATACAACTTCTGCTCAAATGAAGATGTTTTTAACTCGATTAGGAGTTGATTCAAAAGCTGTAATAAATGGAGATATTACACAAGTTGATTTACCTAATCGCAAGGCTTCAGGTCTTAGTCAAGTTCGTAAAATATTAACAGATATTGAAGGAATAGAATTAATTTATTTAACTAATAGAGATGTTGTACGTCATAGATTAGTACAAAAGATCATTGAAGCTTATGAAAGAAGTTAA
- a CDS encoding NfeD family protein, with translation MYRRCLLILLLVLGLLIGGVGHRALANNNNKLVYQIPVKGTIDLGLAKFISRGIQQAEEENADAILLSIDTFGGLVKASTEIRDTILKTDVPVIAYVENRAWSAGALITTASDQIYMNSGSSIGAAETRPKEEKFISAFRKEFESTAEKTGRDPKLAAAMVDARVQIDGVVEQGQILTLTAKEAEKLTFINGVVNNREEALIQGGYHQAEVRIINSNLKENLARFTSNPLVSTILLTIGFIGLILEGITLGWGASGSVGLLSLGLYFAGRLIAGTTGFGLILFFILGIFLLALEVLVVPGFGITGIGGIIAVLSSLFFSFENKDVAIYVITISTMSSIVGILIALKYFITSTTWSRIELSTAQTKEDGYISNRDNQGLVGKQGITITPLRPAGVAQIGDQRKDVVSEGGFISKEQRVEVIAARGRRIVVRQLTE, from the coding sequence ATGTATAGAAGATGTTTATTAATCCTTTTACTTGTTTTGGGGTTGTTAATTGGTGGAGTAGGACATAGAGCTTTAGCCAATAATAATAATAAATTAGTTTATCAGATTCCAGTGAAGGGAACAATTGATTTAGGATTAGCTAAATTTATTTCTCGTGGTATTCAGCAAGCAGAGGAAGAAAATGCAGATGCTATTTTGTTATCGATAGATACTTTTGGAGGATTAGTAAAAGCATCTACTGAAATTAGAGATACAATTTTAAAGACAGATGTACCGGTTATTGCATATGTAGAGAATAGAGCTTGGTCAGCAGGGGCTTTAATTACTACAGCCAGTGATCAGATTTATATGAATTCTGGGAGTAGTATTGGAGCTGCTGAAACTAGGCCTAAGGAAGAAAAATTCATTTCCGCTTTTCGGAAAGAATTTGAGTCTACAGCAGAAAAGACAGGACGTGATCCTAAATTAGCAGCAGCTATGGTAGATGCTAGAGTTCAGATAGATGGAGTAGTGGAGCAAGGACAGATATTAACCTTAACTGCTAAAGAGGCAGAGAAATTAACATTTATAAATGGAGTTGTCAATAATAGGGAAGAAGCATTGATTCAAGGAGGTTATCATCAAGCAGAAGTAAGAATAATTAATTCTAACTTAAAGGAAAACTTAGCTCGCTTTACTTCAAACCCTTTAGTTAGTACAATTTTACTTACAATCGGTTTTATAGGTTTAATTCTTGAAGGAATTACTCTAGGGTGGGGAGCATCTGGTAGTGTAGGTTTATTATCTTTAGGATTATATTTTGCTGGGAGATTAATTGCAGGTACTACTGGGTTTGGATTGATTTTGTTCTTCATACTGGGGATCTTTCTTTTAGCATTAGAAGTTTTAGTAGTGCCAGGGTTTGGAATAACTGGTATTGGTGGGATTATTGCGGTACTTAGTAGTTTATTTTTTAGTTTTGAAAATAAAGATGTTGCAATTTATGTAATTACTATTTCTACAATGTCTAGTATAGTTGGTATACTTATTGCGTTAAAATATTTTATTACAAGTACTACTTGGAGCAGAATTGAACTTTCTACTGCTCAAACTAAAGAAGATGGCTATATTAGCAATAGAGATAATCAAGGTTTAGTTGGTAAGCAGGGTATAACTATTACGCCACTTCGCCCAGCAGGAGTTGCTCAAATAGGTGATCAAAGAAAGGATGTAGTTTCAGAAGGAGGATTTATCTCAAAAGAGCAGAGGGTTGAAGTAATAGCTGCTCGTGGTAGGAGAATAGTGGTAAGGCAATTAACAGAATAA
- a CDS encoding DUF502 domain-containing protein — MLKNLRNYLITGIIILLPLIVTIYIVTNIFSAVDGVLRPVVELIIGRSIYGLGFMLTLGVILGVGAIGTNVLGKRLIDYGEKILTKIPLVRNIYLTVQQLINALFLKNKTAFRKVVMIEYPRKGIYQVGFLTSQGMGEIQSNTDEEVINIFIPTTPNPTSGMLILVPKEDVTYLDMTVEEGLKLIISGGTVVPEKGLINQ; from the coding sequence ATGTTAAAGAATTTAAGAAATTATTTAATTACAGGAATAATAATATTATTGCCATTAATAGTTACTATATATATAGTAACTAATATATTTAGTGCTGTAGATGGTGTTTTAAGACCTGTAGTCGAATTAATAATCGGCAGGTCAATTTATGGTTTAGGTTTTATGCTTACTTTAGGTGTAATCTTAGGAGTAGGAGCCATAGGTACTAATGTATTAGGTAAACGTTTAATTGATTATGGAGAAAAAATTCTAACTAAGATTCCTTTAGTTAGAAATATTTATTTAACGGTTCAACAGTTAATTAATGCTTTGTTTTTAAAGAATAAGACGGCTTTTAGAAAGGTAGTTATGATAGAGTATCCACGGAAAGGGATTTATCAGGTAGGATTCTTAACTAGTCAAGGTATGGGTGAGATTCAAAGTAATACTGATGAAGAAGTGATTAATATTTTTATTCCTACAACTCCTAATCCAACTTCGGGTATGCTAATTTTAGTGCCTAAGGAGGATGTTACATATTTAGATATGACTGTGGAAGAGGGGTTAAAATTGATAATTTCTGGAGGAACTGTGGTACCAGAAAAAGGTCTTATAAATCAATAG
- the yqfC gene encoding sporulation protein YqfC, producing MENDSIKEKFKNKFADFFELPKDVVLDVPRIALVGNLELNLENHRGVIEYDQEKVRIRIHKGQVIILGKELIIEELSKEEARITGYIKDINFKYY from the coding sequence TTGGAAAATGATAGTATTAAAGAAAAGTTTAAAAATAAATTTGCTGATTTTTTCGAATTACCGAAAGATGTAGTACTTGATGTGCCACGAATTGCTCTTGTTGGCAATTTAGAGCTAAACTTAGAAAATCATCGTGGGGTTATTGAATATGACCAAGAAAAGGTTAGGATTAGAATTCATAAGGGACAGGTTATTATTTTGGGAAAGGAATTAATAATAGAAGAGTTAAGTAAGGAGGAAGCACGAATTACAGGATATATTAAGGATATTAATTTTAAATATTATTAG
- the floA gene encoding flotillin-like protein FloA (flotillin-like protein involved in membrane lipid rafts): MTSLLLPIIFIGGFFILFSYIIPIGLWISALASGVKVGLGTLIGMRLRRVPPANIVRPMIKSHKAGLKLGVDRLEAHYLAGGNVDRVVDALIAAERADIDLIFERAAAIDLAGRDVLEAVQMSVNPKVIQTPLVTAVAMDGIQVQANARVTVRANIERLVGGAGEETILARVGEGIVTTVGSADAHTKVLENPDSISETVLDKGLDSGTAFEILSIDIADVDVGKNIGAQLQTDQAEADKEIAQAKAEERRAMAVAQEQEMKAQVQEMRAKVVESEAEVPKAMAEALREGKMGVMDYMNMQNIKADTQMRESISGTDHEGQKNTADND; encoded by the coding sequence ATGACAAGTTTACTTTTACCAATAATATTTATTGGTGGGTTCTTTATTTTATTTAGTTACATAATCCCAATAGGACTTTGGATATCTGCTTTGGCTTCTGGAGTTAAAGTAGGTCTTGGTACTTTAATCGGAATGAGGTTAAGAAGAGTACCACCAGCTAATATAGTTAGGCCAATGATTAAGTCTCATAAAGCTGGTTTGAAGTTAGGAGTAGATCGTTTAGAGGCTCATTATCTAGCTGGAGGGAACGTAGACCGGGTAGTGGATGCATTAATTGCTGCTGAAAGAGCAGATATAGATTTGATTTTTGAACGAGCAGCCGCTATAGACTTAGCAGGAAGAGATGTTTTAGAGGCGGTGCAGATGAGTGTTAATCCAAAAGTAATCCAGACACCATTAGTTACAGCAGTAGCTATGGATGGAATTCAGGTGCAGGCAAATGCTAGAGTGACTGTTAGAGCTAATATTGAGCGTTTAGTAGGTGGAGCTGGTGAAGAAACTATTTTAGCTCGAGTGGGAGAAGGGATAGTTACTACTGTTGGTTCAGCAGATGCTCATACGAAAGTATTAGAAAACCCGGATTCTATTTCGGAGACTGTATTAGATAAAGGTTTAGATTCTGGAACAGCATTTGAAATATTATCTATTGATATTGCAGATGTGGATGTTGGTAAGAATATTGGTGCGCAATTACAGACCGACCAAGCGGAAGCCGATAAAGAGATAGCTCAGGCTAAAGCAGAAGAAAGAAGAGCTATGGCTGTAGCGCAGGAACAAGAGATGAAGGCCCAGGTCCAAGAGATGCGGGCTAAGGTAGTAGAATCAGAGGCAGAAGTTCCAAAGGCTATGGCAGAAGCTTTACGTGAAGGGAAGATGGGAGTTATGGATTATATGAATATGCAGAATATAAAAGCAGATACTCAGATGCGAGAGAGTATTTCTGGTACTGACCACGAAGGACAAAAGAATACTGCTGATAATGATTAA
- a CDS encoding GatB/YqeY domain-containing protein, which translates to MSLKEELLADMKKAMKEGDKQKLSVIRMTRAAIKNVEIDDRRDLSDDEVIAVLAKEVKQRKESITEYKKVGKDDVVADLKKEIEILGKYLPEQLSEDELVDLVEETIDKVGAEGMSDMGKVMGAIIPQTKGRADGSEVSRLVKEKLQS; encoded by the coding sequence ATGTCCTTGAAAGAAGAATTACTTGCTGATATGAAGAAAGCAATGAAAGAGGGCGACAAACAGAAATTATCAGTAATTAGAATGACTAGAGCTGCAATTAAAAATGTTGAAATAGACGATAGAAGAGACTTATCTGATGATGAGGTTATTGCTGTTTTAGCAAAAGAAGTTAAACAGCGAAAAGAATCGATTACTGAATATAAAAAAGTTGGTAAAGACGATGTCGTTGCTGATTTAAAAAAAGAGATTGAGATTTTGGGTAAATATTTACCGGAACAATTGTCAGAAGACGAATTGGTTGATTTAGTTGAAGAGACTATCGACAAAGTAGGAGCAGAAGGTATGAGTGATATGGGTAAAGTAATGGGAGCAATTATACCGCAGACTAAAGGTAGAGCTGATGGTAGTGAAGTAAGTAGATTAGTTAAAGAAAAATTACAATCATAA
- the yqfD gene encoding sporulation protein YqfD, with protein MLFKLLYLFHGYLTIEINGYAKEKLINFLIRSELKVWDIINKEGQLEAKLSAKDFKEVRKYVRRAQCKVRIKSKHGLPFLINKSKSRKAFIVGVVVAILTIYILSSFIWFVEIKGVEETKEAEVFSLLKKAGFEYGMLKYKLDISEVEKRIRIQPEVAWANVELKGTKLLVDIVEKVIIDQQTNGEQAVDIVAKKSGLIEEVIVLQGQPVIKEGEVVQAGEKLVSGTIKYYSKPSDEETVIDAESKKEQEPVEIKKVVAKGIVKAKVWYESYGEVRLIDYHQQKTEDIIDSISIKYKDMEIKFYGPKKPPFTYFKVEKTTKSLPSWRNINLPIEIIRRRYIKVKEFQERRSLAEAKKLAKKRVLKKILSKLDENAVIIDKDLKVISMNQEVNNIVRVKALIITKEDIALQENIQ; from the coding sequence ATGCTTTTTAAGTTATTATATTTATTTCATGGTTATTTAACAATTGAGATTAATGGTTATGCTAAAGAAAAGTTGATTAATTTTTTAATCAGAAGTGAATTAAAAGTTTGGGATATTATTAATAAAGAAGGGCAACTTGAAGCTAAGTTAAGTGCCAAAGATTTTAAAGAAGTTAGAAAATATGTTAGGCGAGCACAATGTAAAGTTAGAATAAAATCGAAACATGGATTACCATTTTTAATAAATAAATCTAAAAGCAGGAAAGCTTTTATTGTGGGAGTAGTTGTTGCTATTTTAACCATATATATACTTTCATCTTTTATTTGGTTTGTGGAAATTAAAGGAGTAGAAGAAACAAAAGAGGCGGAAGTTTTTTCTTTATTAAAGAAAGCAGGGTTTGAGTATGGTATGTTGAAGTATAAATTAGATATCTCAGAAGTAGAAAAAAGAATAAGAATTCAGCCAGAGGTTGCTTGGGCTAATGTTGAGTTAAAAGGGACAAAGTTGTTAGTAGATATAGTAGAAAAGGTTATTATCGATCAACAGACTAATGGTGAACAAGCAGTTGATATAGTTGCTAAAAAATCAGGATTAATTGAAGAAGTAATTGTCTTACAGGGGCAACCAGTAATTAAAGAAGGAGAAGTGGTGCAGGCAGGAGAAAAATTAGTTAGCGGAACTATAAAATATTATTCTAAACCTTCTGATGAAGAGACAGTAATAGATGCTGAATCTAAAAAAGAGCAAGAACCTGTAGAAATAAAAAAAGTGGTAGCTAAAGGAATTGTAAAGGCTAAAGTCTGGTATGAGAGCTATGGAGAGGTTAGACTAATAGATTATCATCAACAGAAGACAGAAGATATCATTGATAGTATTAGTATTAAGTATAAAGATATGGAGATTAAATTTTATGGTCCTAAGAAACCGCCTTTTACTTATTTTAAAGTAGAGAAGACTACTAAATCTTTACCATCATGGAGGAATATTAATCTTCCTATCGAAATAATTAGAAGAAGATATATAAAAGTTAAGGAATTCCAAGAAAGACGGAGTTTAGCTGAAGCTAAGAAACTAGCTAAAAAGCGAGTTTTAAAAAAGATTTTAAGTAAACTTGATGAAAATGCAGTAATTATAGATAAAGATTTAAAGGTAATATCTATGAACCAAGAAGTGAATAATATAGTTAGGGTCAAAGCTTTAATAATAACTAAAGAGGATATTGCTTTACAAGAAAATATTCAGTAG
- a CDS encoding cytidine deaminase has protein sequence MDSTIYDKLIEEAIQARENAYVPYSNFAVGAAVLTTDDQIYTGCNVENASYGLSNCAERTAIFNAVSQEGEIQIKAIGIVADTEGPCTPCGACRQVITEFGNNDLKVIMSNLSGDILVKEINELLWGSFNKEDIE, from the coding sequence ATGGACTCAACAATTTATGATAAATTAATTGAAGAAGCAATTCAAGCAAGAGAGAATGCTTATGTGCCTTATTCTAATTTTGCTGTAGGTGCTGCGGTATTAACTACTGATGATCAAATTTATACTGGATGTAATGTTGAAAATGCTTCTTATGGATTAAGTAATTGTGCTGAAAGAACAGCTATTTTTAATGCTGTTTCACAAGAAGGAGAGATTCAAATAAAAGCTATTGGTATTGTAGCTGATACCGAAGGTCCTTGTACACCTTGTGGAGCTTGTCGTCAAGTAATTACAGAATTCGGTAATAATGATTTAAAAGTAATTATGTCTAATTTGTCAGGTGACATTTTAGTTAAAGAAATTAATGAGCTTTTATGGGGTTCTTTTAATAAGGAGGATATAGAATAA
- a CDS encoding HD family phosphohydrolase, producing MGFLDEMKEKISAGDLQLSQDMVTKRWIWGIVVFIILTLILTIDFIPNQVNLEVGQVSPRDIEAPKTIEYIDEDRTEELKLKAAESVPKVYEEDVTVLKEVRKELNDFFTIIKKYSNIVEVDAKKIDKSLSLTEKISEIQGKTAINVTDNSIRYLLKANAETLNYVENKTENILTRYLSRGIKSDAMKQVKEQIEREVQSLSANNRYRHVIDELIQNLIRPNLILDKEATTKRREEAKEAVKPVKKTIHQGQVIIRYGKVVVQEDIKVLKELGLRHKQVDFIAILGLALIVFIFVSVFVIYVSQYKAKIVDDEGVVALLGILPILMLLFAKIMTFLELIDNPAYLVPVAGLSMLLAILVDYNLSIMATMALSFLVTLVTGAGVAGAAVALVGGLVGIYSVSKVTQRNDLVRAGFYVSGASVLTILAFELSAPPVEFLELLKSISLGIINGIIVGVVTNGFLPYLENTFGITSPVKLLELSNPNNQPLLKKLMVEAPSTYQHSTVVGNLAEAAADAVDADALLVRVGAYYHDIGKIKRPYFFTENQFSKENPHDKLSPNLSTLIITSHVKDGVELAKKYGLPNKIIDIIRQHHAKSLVSFFYQEALHDDKYENVNEEEFRYPGPKPQTKESAIIMLADITEAATRSKVEVHSNPGKLEVVVRELIRNKLDEGQLDESDLTLKDLDKIGTAFVNVLTGRFHNRVEYPEHLAEEMKGEANSNENSN from the coding sequence ATGGGTTTTTTAGATGAAATGAAGGAGAAGATTTCAGCAGGTGATCTACAGCTTTCTCAGGATATGGTTACGAAACGTTGGATCTGGGGAATTGTAGTCTTTATTATTTTAACTTTAATTTTAACAATAGACTTTATACCAAATCAGGTTAATTTAGAAGTCGGACAAGTTAGCCCTAGAGATATAGAGGCTCCTAAGACTATTGAATATATTGATGAAGATAGGACAGAGGAGCTAAAATTGAAAGCTGCTGAATCTGTTCCTAAGGTATATGAAGAAGATGTAACAGTATTAAAAGAAGTACGTAAGGAATTAAATGATTTCTTTACAATAATAAAAAAATATAGTAATATAGTTGAGGTTGATGCTAAAAAGATTGATAAAAGTTTATCTTTAACAGAAAAAATATCTGAAATCCAAGGTAAGACTGCAATTAATGTTACAGATAATTCAATTCGTTATCTTTTAAAAGCTAATGCCGAAACTTTGAACTATGTAGAGAATAAGACTGAGAATATTTTAACTAGGTATCTAAGTCGAGGCATTAAAAGCGATGCTATGAAACAAGTTAAAGAACAGATTGAAAGAGAGGTTCAATCTTTATCAGCTAATAATCGTTACAGACATGTAATTGATGAATTAATTCAGAATTTAATTCGTCCTAATTTAATCTTAGATAAAGAAGCTACTACTAAACGAAGAGAAGAAGCAAAAGAAGCGGTTAAACCTGTTAAGAAAACAATTCATCAAGGGCAGGTTATTATTCGATATGGTAAGGTAGTTGTACAAGAGGACATTAAAGTTTTGAAAGAATTAGGATTAAGACATAAGCAGGTTGATTTCATAGCTATTTTAGGTTTAGCGTTAATTGTATTTATCTTTGTAAGTGTTTTTGTAATATATGTTTCACAGTATAAAGCAAAAATAGTTGATGATGAAGGGGTAGTAGCTTTATTAGGTATTTTACCTATTTTAATGCTATTATTTGCTAAGATAATGACTTTCTTAGAACTTATTGATAATCCTGCTTATTTAGTTCCTGTTGCTGGATTATCAATGTTATTAGCTATTTTGGTTGATTATAACTTATCAATTATGGCCACAATGGCTTTAAGTTTTTTAGTAACTTTAGTAACGGGAGCTGGAGTTGCTGGAGCAGCAGTAGCCTTAGTTGGTGGATTAGTTGGGATTTATAGTGTTTCTAAGGTGACTCAGCGGAATGATTTAGTAAGAGCTGGATTTTATGTAAGTGGCGCCAGTGTTTTAACTATTTTAGCTTTTGAGTTAAGTGCTCCGCCTGTTGAATTTTTGGAACTATTAAAATCAATAAGTCTGGGTATAATAAATGGAATAATAGTTGGAGTGGTAACTAATGGATTTCTACCGTATTTAGAGAATACATTCGGAATTACTTCACCGGTTAAACTATTAGAATTATCTAATCCTAATAATCAACCATTACTTAAAAAACTGATGGTAGAAGCCCCGAGTACCTACCAACACAGTACTGTTGTTGGGAATTTAGCTGAAGCAGCGGCAGATGCGGTAGATGCTGATGCCCTATTAGTTAGAGTTGGAGCATATTATCATGATATAGGAAAGATTAAGAGACCATACTTTTTTACAGAAAATCAGTTTAGCAAAGAGAATCCTCATGATAAATTATCACCAAATTTAAGTACTTTAATTATTACTTCTCATGTTAAAGATGGTGTTGAGCTAGCTAAGAAATATGGTTTACCTAATAAGATAATTGATATTATCAGACAACATCATGCTAAGAGTTTAGTTTCTTTCTTCTATCAAGAGGCTTTACATGATGATAAATATGAAAATGTAAACGAAGAAGAGTTTAGATATCCAGGACCTAAACCACAGACTAAAGAATCAGCTATAATCATGTTAGCCGATATTACAGAAGCAGCTACACGTTCTAAAGTTGAGGTTCATTCTAATCCTGGAAAGTTAGAAGTTGTAGTAAGAGAGTTGATCAGAAATAAATTAGATGAAGGTCAATTAGATGAATCCGATTTAACACTTAAGGATTTAGATAAGATTGGGACTGCTTTTGTTAATGTATTAACAGGTCGTTTTCATAATCGAGTAGAGTATCCAGAACATTTAGCTGAAGAGATGAAGGGAGAAGCAAATTCTAATGAAAATTCTAATTAA
- a CDS encoding histidine triad nucleotide-binding protein — protein MSDCIFCDIVNHEMDSDIIYEDDKVVAFRDVEPQAPVHILIVPKKHIPTTLDLTEKNNELIGHIYQVAGKLAEEEEIDEEGFRVVNNCNEAGGQTVFHLHFHLLGGRSLQWPPG, from the coding sequence ATGTCGGATTGTATCTTCTGTGATATTGTCAATCATGAAATGGATAGTGATATTATATATGAAGATGATAAGGTGGTCGCTTTTAGAGATGTCGAGCCACAAGCACCAGTACATATCTTAATTGTTCCTAAAAAACATATTCCAACTACTCTAGACTTAACTGAAAAGAACAATGAGTTAATTGGTCATATCTACCAAGTTGCTGGTAAACTAGCAGAAGAAGAAGAAATTGATGAAGAAGGATTTAGAGTCGTTAATAATTGTAATGAAGCAGGTGGGCAGACTGTGTTTCACTTGCATTTTCATTTATTAGGTGGTAGAAGCCTACAATGGCCACCAGGTTAA